The genomic DNA AAGCTGAGCAACTTCTTCACCAAGGTGTACCCTGAGATCGCGGTTGTGGTATTCTTGAGGAGGAAGATACCGGTGGTTGGAGATGCATTGAGGGTCAAGGAGGGCTACGTTGACGGGAAGTTCGTTCTAGATGTGGAGAGGCTCAAGGAGACACTTGAAGCATTCAGGGACAATATAGAGAAGGCCTACATAGGACTCTTTGAGAGCAGGTTCGCAAATGTTGAAGAGCTTAAAGAGGCGTTCAAGGACTGGGACAACGTGAAAATAGTTAGCATGAAAGAGCTGAAGGAGGAGATGGAGAAAATAAAACTCGGTGAGTGAGTTGCTCGGCCTAATAGTGGACACAAGACCAATCCAGGCACACTTCAGGATCCCCCACTCCTCCCTACTCTTGGAAACCTATCCTTTCCCACCAAAGACGACCGCTATAGGGATGATAGCAGGTTGCATGGGGTTTGGCGAGGAAGAATTCCTCCAACTACTGAGGGAGGTAAAGTATGGAGTGATAATAGAAGACCCTGGGGAGAGAATTGAGGAGGTAAGCGCGATATACAAGAACCCCTACTCCCCGAGCTACCCAATAACAAGGGTTTCCCTGTACAAGCCGAGGTTCAGGATGTTCTTCCTTGGTGAGGACGAGATAATTGAGAGGGCCTATGAAGCTATCCAGGATCCTGTGTACGTCCCTTACATGGGCGAGAGCGAGAGCCTATTTTATCCCCACGGAAAGGACTTCGTGGAGATAGTAAGCGTTGAAGAAGGAGAAGAAACAACACTCAGGAGCGTGCTTCCCGGAGATGCCAAAATAAAGGAGTTTAAACCACTCAGGAAGAGGATACAAGTCCCCAGGATGTACGAGGCTCCAGTTGATTTTATAGTTAAGGGAAAGAGCAGGAGAGCAGTGTACGGGAGGTTCATAGCCTACTCCGGGGGCTTCGTCGAGCTCGAAGAGCCCCTGAAAGTTATGCTCTTCGATGGGGAACCCGTGTTCGTGTTTTAGTGTTACTATTTTTCTTTTTTGTGTCATTTTTTGTTATGTTGGTTTTTTCATTTGTGTGTTTTGAGCTTACTAAGCTTGTTTTGTCCTGCTGAAGACCTGCTCGGGTCCAGATTTTCCAATTACTGATTTAATTTCAAGTATTCTTGATTTAATGTTATATTATAAACTTTTGCTTTCGGAGTATCTCATTAGTGGTAATTTGCTGGATGTTTTATCTAATTGGGAAGTTATAACTTCTCTTGGCCCCATTTTTGATTTAAAGTCTTGAGACCCTCAAATTAGATAGTCTAGGAGTTCTAATTAACTCGCGTTTTTGGATTAATTTAACGCCCCGAACTTTTTTCTGGTTTATTTAATTTCGATCGTTTGAAAGTTAATTTTAACAGTTTAAAACTCTGAGTTAGTGAATTATTGTTACCTCTTAGCTCCGTTATTTTCAGGGTAAGTTTATAAAGGAAGGACAGTGCTACGGGTTTCCCAGGAAAGTAAATTATTTAAGCCCCTAGAAGAGAGTATTGAACGAACAAAGCCAAAAACCCCAAAGTTTCCGTAGAACTGAATAGTGTGGAAAGACAAAAACAATAATATTTGACCACCACTTAAAATGTTTCCGTAGAACTGAATAGTGTGGAAAGATTATGTTAGAAATAAGGAGGAGCTCAAATCGCCTCCCCCTCCCGTTTCCGTAGAACTGAATAGTGTGGAAAGAGGGCTTCGAGGGTTTCTTTATCTCCCTCTAGCTCTAAGTCGTTTAGTTTCCGTAGAACTGAATAGTGTGGAAAGTTACGCAGAAAGGTGGTAGAAGAGAAGGGGGGCAAAAGTTTCCGTAGAACTGAATAGTGTGGAAAGAATATTCTCCACACCATGGCTATCACCATTCTACCTTTGTTTCCGTAGAACTGAATAGTGTGGAAAGCCGGAAGAGTTCGCCAGAACCCTTATCGAGGAGGGGATAAGTTTCCGTAGAACTGAATAGTGTGGAAAGCTCTTAGTGGCGTTCCTACCACCAACACCAACACCACGTTTCCGTAGAACTGAATAGTGTGGAAAGAGGGCGTAACATTTTGTTACGATTTTGCCCCACATTTATGTTTCCGTAGAACTGAATAGTGTGGAAAGTTAGTTGTCTAAGACCACCGTAAAATTGAGCATCTGGTTTCCGTAGAACTGAATAGTGTGGAAAGCTGGATCTTCCGTAAAATCCCCATGTATCCTATTTCTGGGTGAAACCTCAAGTTTCCGTAGAACTGAATAGTGTGGAAAGTTCTCACCGAGGGGGGCGCCGACTTCCCCACCGGCGAACTTCTCCCAGGTTTCCGTAGAACTGAATAGTGTGGAAAGACTTTGGCTCACCCGTCATGTCCACCACCACTCCACCTGTTTCCGTAGAACTGAATAGTGTGGAAAGATGTTCGACGCTATTGCCTCGTCTAGCAACTCAAAGGAGTTTCCGTAGAACTGAATAGTGTGGAAAGTTTGAGGTAAATGACTCTCCATTTGTCAATATCCAGGTTTCCGTAGAACTGAATAGTGTGGAAAGCTAATTAGAGGAGGTGGTTTGGATGGTGGATTACTACCTAATTGATAAGGTTTCCGTAGAACTGAATAGTGTGGAAAGAGCTCTCACAAGCTCTTCTCTTGTCATTGGTTCGTTTCCGTAGAACTGAATAGTGTGGAAAGATTATGACCAGCCTTCCTCTTTTCCAACCCCTCCACGTTTCCGTAGAACTGAATAGTGTGGAAAGTGAAGTTCTTTGACAACATTAGAACCCTCAAGGACATCCAACAAGGTTTCCGTAGAACTGAATAGTGTGGAAAGTTCATAATAAACTCGAATTCATAATAATTCGATCTACGGTTTCCGTAGAACTGAATAGTGTGGAAAGATTTACCAAGAGAGTAGTTCTTTTTCAGCCTATTTTGGTTTCCGTAGAACTGAATAGTGTGGAAAGGCCCTGTGGGACTATAAGGCAGGCGTCCCTTAGGGGGATTGGCCTGTTTCCGTAGAACTGAATAGTGTGGAAAGAACAAAAGAGAACAGGGCATTAAGAGAACAAATCGCGTTTCCGTAGAACTGAATAGTGTGGAAAGTAGTACTCGACGTACCCTGTCTCCTTGTTGAAATACTGTTTCCGTAGAACTGAATAGTGTGGAAAGTGCTGAGAACGTCCCTGAGGGCGTCTGCATAAACCTGGTTTCCGTAGAACTGAATAGTGTGGAAAGCAGGAGAGTGGAGATTTCACCGAGGAATAGAATTCATCCGTTTCCGTAGAACTGAATAGTGTGGAAAGGACTCACTTCAATTCTCCTGAAATATATGCCGTTTACTGTTTCCGTAGAACTGAATAGTGTGGAAAGCGAACCCGAACATCTCCGCTACCCCCAAGGAGGCTATGTTTCCGTAGAACTGAATAGTGTGGAAACCAACCAGAATGGGTCTGGGCAGGGGGTGTCTTGTATCAGTTTCCGTAGAACTGAATAGTGTGGAAAGACCACTGCTACAATGAAGCCTATGGCAAAGAGGAAGCCTTTCCACGTTTCCGTAGAACTGAATAGTGTGGAAAGGGTATTTGGAGAGCCAATATTTAAACTCTTTTTGTGTTTCTCTGTTTCCGTAGAACTGAATAGTGTGGAAAGCTTATTTAGCAAAGAGGGGTTATCCTCCCCAACTTATAGGTTTCCGTAGAACTGAATAGTGTGGAAAGTACAACTTCCTCGTCCCAAGCATCAACAATCCCCAAGTTTCCGTAGAACTGAATAGTGTGGAAAGCGAGACTGGGAGGGGCCACGGGGCAGGCTCTCGTCAGCTTTCCAGTTTCCGTAGAACTGAATAGTGTGGAAAGTACACATGCCATTCTTCCCAATCTTCCGCTGTGCAACCATGTTTCCGTAGAACTGAATAGTGTGGAAAGGCGTAACGTAGTCCCTGTATGCCTGCGTGTCTTTCACGAACTGCTCTGTGTCGGGTTTCCGTAGAACTGAATAGTGTGGAAAGCTGGGTTCTCAACGTCCACTACTTCTTCTTCAAAACCTAGCTTGTTTCCGTAGAACTGAATAGTGTGGAAAGTACACTATCCACTCTTCCCAGTCCTCAGCAGGAGTCCCGTTTCCGTAGAACTGAATAGTGTGGAAAGACAACCTTGGCTCTGCTGGGCGGTCTCTCAAGGAGTTCTTGTTTCCGTAGAATTGAATAGTGTGGAAAGAACACCTTCATCCCAATCACCCCCTCGTTTTTACCTCGTTTCCGTAGAATTGAATAGTGTGGAAAGGGATGATAAGGGGGAACGGGTGCCTATATCATGTTCTCTTTCCAGTTTCCGTAGAACTGAATAGTGTGGAAAAGGCAGTCTTATTGTCTTTAGATCCTCTGGTGTGATGGGTTTGTTTCCGTAGAACTGAATAGTGTGAAAAGCAGAAGAGTCCGACGTTGGGACAGCATAGCGAAGCTGTTTCCGTAGAAGTTTCCGTAGAACTTAGTAGTGGGCTGGAGGCTATGAAAAGCCCGATATATATTACCCAGCCCGGGATATTGGAAAGAAAGGCAAATACAGTCTTCTTCGTGAACGAAAATGGAAAGAAAGCTTTACCAATACAGAACATAAGTGAAATACATTGCTTTGCCCCAACAACCCTGACCAGCGGTGTGATAAAGCTACTCGCAGACAATGACGTTCCCGTGCACTTTTACAACAAGTATGGCTACTACCGAGGTTCCTTTATGCCCGCAGAAGGTCAGATTAGCGGGGCTATAGTTATAGCCCAAGCTTCTCACTATTTAGACAGGAAGAAGAGGGCCTATATAGCTAGGGAGTTCCTGAACGGAATAAAGGCTTCGATGATAAGGTTATTCAAATCCCAGAGCGTGGATCCTATGGACATAGAGGAAATCGAGGTAAAAGGAGAGAGTCCCCAGGAGCTTATGGGTATTGAAAGCCAGCTGTGGAAGGCATTCTACGAGAACTTTGCTGGGATGCTAAAGTACTTCTCGTTTAGCGAGAGAAACAGGAGGCCCCCTAAAGATGAAGTAAATGCAATGATAAGTTACGGAAACTCAGTTCTTTACACCGTAACCCTATCCGAAATCAGAAAGACATACCTCCACCCCGCCATAAGCTTCCTGCACGAACCGTTAGAGAGGAGGTACTCCCTGTCCCTCGATTTGGCGGATATATTCAAGCCAATAACCGTCTTCAGGGTGATACTAAGGTTGGTGAACAAGAGGAAGATAAAGGAGGAGCACTTCTCGAGGGACGTTGGTGTTCTATTAAACAGGGAGGGCCTGAGAATATTCCTGAAGGAGCTCAACGGTGAGCTTGAGAGGAAGGTTATGCACCCGAAGCTCAAGAGGAAAGTCTCAATAAGATACCTGATTAGGCTCGAAGCTTATTCCCTCGTGAAGCATTTCCTGGGAGATAAGGAGTACAAGGCCCTCAGGGCGTGGTGGTGATGTACGTTATAGTTGTCTACGATGTCTCCGTTGAGAGGGTTAACAGGGTTCACAAGCTCCTAAAGACTTACCTCTTCTGGAGGCAGAACAGCGTGTTCGAGGGGGAACTAACTAAGGCCCAACTGTACGAGCTCAAGAGAAGGCTAAGCAAGATCGTTAAAGAGGAAGATTCAGTCCTTATCTACGAGCTTCCCTACAAGAACTTCAACCTCCACGTTATTGGAACTGATAAAAGCCCGGTGGAGACGGTACTATGAGGGTAACTGGGCTTATGGTTCAGTATTACTTCACGTGCAAGAGGGAGCTCTGGTTCTTTTCGAGGGGCATAAACTTCGACTTCGAGAACGATGACATGATAATAGGGAGGATAATACACGAAGAGGCAAGGGAGGGAGACTGGAAGGAGATACTGCTTGAAGACATAAAGATTGACGCTATAAAGAGGAAAGGTGGGCTTAGGGTCATAGAGATAAAGAAGAGCTCGAAGCTTGAAGAGCCCGCGAAGTGGCAACTAAAATACTACCTCTACTACCTCAAAAAGGCCGGAATTGAGGCTGTAGGCATTATCTCCTATCCAAAGGAGGGTAGGCAAGAGGAGATAAAGCTAACAGAGGAAGATATCAGGGTTCTTGAGGATGCTATAAAGGAGATTGAGGAGATAGTCGCATCGGACAAACCACCAAAGGCTGTTAAAAAGCCTTATTGCAAAAAATGTTCATATCGGGACTTCTGCTGGATATAATGGAGAGACTTCTTTACGGGGGGAGTTAAGTGGTCACGTTCTGCCCCCTCAAGAAGTATCGTGATATGTGGAATGAGATATTCAAGGATGCCGAATACGTGGAAACCGGAGTTTTTAGCGAACCCGAAAGGGGCAGATACGCTATAATTCTAAGGGGAAAGAAGGAGTTTGTTCTAGAGGCTTACATAATCCTATACCTCAGAAAAATAAAGGAAGAAGAAATCAAAGACTTTACGAGAATTTTTGATAAACTCATAATCTTAGTTCGCCTTAGCAGACTGGAAAATTGGTCAGTAATACCTGGAAGGTTTTGAGGCTGAAAGGCGAGCCATGGCTAATGGTAGTAGGGTATGTGCCGTGGAGGGTCACCGTCTGGGAAGGCATTGAAGAACTCGAATGGGAAAAGCATGTTTTCATTGACTTCGAAACAGAGCTTGACAATGTAATAAAACTGTATAGGAGGATAGAGAGGCGTAAGAAAAGGAACGATCTCGTTGATGAACCCATCAAAGAGGGAATTATGGTAATCGACGACAGGAGAGATGGTATAGATGAAATTCCACGAACTCGTAACGTTGATGAAGGAAAGGTTGGGAAAGTCTGACAAAACCCTCTACGATCACTCTGAAAGAGCTAGGAAAATCGCAGAAAAGCTCCTCGATAGGATAAATTGTGAGGAGCTCAAGGATTGCATACTCCAGCACGTCTTCCTACACGATATAGGGAAGATAGACGGTAGGTTTCAGAAAAAGCTGAAGAAGGGCGGAAGGGCTCCTCCCCACGCTTATTTAGGAATTGAGCTCGCTTCAAGGTTCCTCGACTGCGAGAGTCCGTACAAGGAGATAGCCCTCCTCTCGATATTGACCCACCACACTGACTTCCATGTTACCCTTTACCAGGAACCCATCGACAGGGATGAAAAGCTAATAGTTAACGGCAAGATAATCTCAAAGCCGGCAGAAACTGTCCTTTGGCTAAGGGATGAAGTCTTTCCAGACTTTTTCGAGCTTGGAACTAGTGAGTACTCTCCAGAGGAGCTCAGAAACCTTTATTCCCTCTTCAACGGGGTTTTAAGGTTAGCAGATTGGCTCGAAAGTGCATCGCTAAGCCCAGAGATGTACCACACAAACAAGGAGTTCATCCATGAAGGGGTTCTAGAATACCTTAGGAAAAAGGGGTTCAAACCCAGAGACTATCAACTCCTAGTCATCGGAAAAGGCCCTGGCTACTTCCTCCTTCCCACGGGGGATGGGAAGACTGAAACCAGCCTGTTGGCAACTCCTGAATCAGTAAAAGTAATTTACACCCTCCCGACGATAACCACCGTCGAGGGGATTAGGAGAAGGCTTGAGGATATGTTTGGGAAAGAAAACGTGTCTTTCGGCCACAGCATGCTCTTCTACTCCCTCTACAGAGAGGGAAGGCTTGATGAGAGGCTAATAAACAGGTACGCCATGAAGAGGATCCACGTCTCAACTATTGACCAAGTGCTTTTAGCCTTCCTCAACTACTTCAGGTTCCCCTTAAGGGAGTTCTCCCTGAGGAGGGCCCACCTGATAATAGATGAGATACACTCCTACTCACCGTTCACGATGAGCTTAATCCTCGAGGGCATTAACTTTGCTATGGAGTTCCTAGGGACTAAGGTGACCGTCATGTCAGCTACGATGCCCTCGCTCCTTCAGGAGAGGCTCAGGGAAATTGGATTAAAGGAGCTGATCCCCTTTGAGAAGGTTAGGGAGAGGTATGCAAGTAGGAAGAGGGTTACCGTGAAGTTCCACGACCATGGAATAATGGATGCGATAAATGAGATCGTCAATACAAAGGGAAAAGTTCTAGTCGTGGTTAATACCGTCACTAAGGCCCGAGAATTGTATGAGACCCTAAGGGGATACAGGGACGATGTTTACCTCTTCCACTCGAGGTTCACGGTTAAAGACAAGCAGGAGAAGATGAGGCTTGTGGAGGAGCTAAAGTCTGGAATTCTAGTTGCAACCCAGGTGGTAGAGGTTTCCCTAGATATAGACTACGACGTCATGTTCACCGAAGTTTCACCCATTGATTCCCTCATTCAGAGGTTTGGGAGGGTCAACAGAAGGGGGTTGAAAAAGGGAACTGCGCACCTCTACACGCCAGAAAGATGCTTACCCTACATCAAAAGGGCTATCTCAACGTCCCTAACCTTAATTAGTGACTTGGAAAATGCGAAAAATGAACTTGAGTTTCTCACCGTTAATGATCGCTACTACGAGGAAATGTGGGATAAGTACGAGAAGGCCTTCAAGGAGGAGTGGTTACACAAGCATGGGCTAAAAACTATCCACAGGTTCAAGATCGGAGAAGAGTGGCTGTCCACGAGGGACACTTTCATATCCCTACCTGCCATTCCCAGGAACTTTTGGGATAAAGTTGTGGAGTTCACAGAGAACTGGGGTAAGATGAGCGATAAGGAAAAGCTAGAGGCCACTGTTTACGTTATAGAGCACACCGTGAACGTTCCTATATGGATCCTCGAAAAGGCCAAGAT from Pyrococcus kukulkanii includes the following:
- the cas5 gene encoding CRISPR-associated protein Cas5; amino-acid sequence: MSELLGLIVDTRPIQAHFRIPHSSLLLETYPFPPKTTAIGMIAGCMGFGEEEFLQLLREVKYGVIIEDPGERIEEVSAIYKNPYSPSYPITRVSLYKPRFRMFFLGEDEIIERAYEAIQDPVYVPYMGESESLFYPHGKDFVEIVSVEEGEETTLRSVLPGDAKIKEFKPLRKRIQVPRMYEAPVDFIVKGKSRRAVYGRFIAYSGGFVELEEPLKVMLFDGEPVFVF
- the cas1b gene encoding type I-B CRISPR-associated endonuclease Cas1b yields the protein MGQHSEAVSVEVSVELSSGLEAMKSPIYITQPGILERKANTVFFVNENGKKALPIQNISEIHCFAPTTLTSGVIKLLADNDVPVHFYNKYGYYRGSFMPAEGQISGAIVIAQASHYLDRKKRAYIAREFLNGIKASMIRLFKSQSVDPMDIEEIEVKGESPQELMGIESQLWKAFYENFAGMLKYFSFSERNRRPPKDEVNAMISYGNSVLYTVTLSEIRKTYLHPAISFLHEPLERRYSLSLDLADIFKPITVFRVILRLVNKRKIKEEHFSRDVGVLLNREGLRIFLKELNGELERKVMHPKLKRKVSIRYLIRLEAYSLVKHFLGDKEYKALRAWW
- the cas2 gene encoding CRISPR-associated endonuclease Cas2, which translates into the protein MYVIVVYDVSVERVNRVHKLLKTYLFWRQNSVFEGELTKAQLYELKRRLSKIVKEEDSVLIYELPYKNFNLHVIGTDKSPVETVL
- the cas4 gene encoding CRISPR-associated protein Cas4, translated to MRVTGLMVQYYFTCKRELWFFSRGINFDFENDDMIIGRIIHEEAREGDWKEILLEDIKIDAIKRKGGLRVIEIKKSSKLEEPAKWQLKYYLYYLKKAGIEAVGIISYPKEGRQEEIKLTEEDIRVLEDAIKEIEEIVASDKPPKAVKKPYCKKCSYRDFCWI
- the cas3 gene encoding CRISPR-associated helicase Cas3' — encoded protein: MKFHELVTLMKERLGKSDKTLYDHSERARKIAEKLLDRINCEELKDCILQHVFLHDIGKIDGRFQKKLKKGGRAPPHAYLGIELASRFLDCESPYKEIALLSILTHHTDFHVTLYQEPIDRDEKLIVNGKIISKPAETVLWLRDEVFPDFFELGTSEYSPEELRNLYSLFNGVLRLADWLESASLSPEMYHTNKEFIHEGVLEYLRKKGFKPRDYQLLVIGKGPGYFLLPTGDGKTETSLLATPESVKVIYTLPTITTVEGIRRRLEDMFGKENVSFGHSMLFYSLYREGRLDERLINRYAMKRIHVSTIDQVLLAFLNYFRFPLREFSLRRAHLIIDEIHSYSPFTMSLILEGINFAMEFLGTKVTVMSATMPSLLQERLREIGLKELIPFEKVRERYASRKRVTVKFHDHGIMDAINEIVNTKGKVLVVVNTVTKARELYETLRGYRDDVYLFHSRFTVKDKQEKMRLVEELKSGILVATQVVEVSLDIDYDVMFTEVSPIDSLIQRFGRVNRRGLKKGTAHLYTPERCLPYIKRAISTSLTLISDLENAKNELEFLTVNDRYYEEMWDKYEKAFKEEWLHKHGLKTIHRFKIGEEWLSTRDTFISLPAIPRNFWDKVVEFTENWGKMSDKEKLEATVYVIEHTVNVPIWILEKAKIIDEKVYSIFGVFGIDMNYSPEVGLIDEREVIF